A genomic window from Flavobacterium lindanitolerans includes:
- a CDS encoding DUF3817 domain-containing protein yields the protein MLKLFKIVALLEGISYLLLFGNMLILKGSNPELYKTFLFPIGMTHGLLFIAYIILAIMLKIELNWSAKKFALIVLGSIIPLGAFYVEKKYLNAEAN from the coding sequence ATGCTTAAACTTTTTAAAATCGTCGCTTTACTGGAGGGTATCTCTTATCTTTTATTATTTGGAAATATGTTAATCCTTAAAGGAAGCAACCCTGAATTATACAAAACATTTCTATTTCCTATTGGAATGACACACGGGCTTTTATTTATAGCGTACATTATTCTGGCTATCATGTTAAAAATTGAACTTAACTGGAGCGCTAAAAAATTCGCATTGATTGTTCTAGGCTCCATAATTCCTTTAGGTGCTTTTTACGTTGAAAAGAAATACCTGAATGCAGAAGCAAACTAA
- the nhaA gene encoding Na+/H+ antiporter NhaA — translation MEDPIKATPAEKWIINPLNNFISKSTTGGILLFIAAVVAIFLANSSWKDWYHHIWEHKIGFTINDELYLNYTIHHWVNDGLMAVFFFVVGLELKREMIGGELSQPKKALLPIVAAIGGMVFPALIYTAFNFGADSSHGWGIPMATDIAFALGVLYLLGDKIPATLKIFLTALAIVDDLGAVLVIAFFYTASINSLALGIGLGFFVFLLICNKFGIRNILFYALVGIAGVWLPFLLSGVHATIAAVLVAFTIPAGSRIDETLFISKIRTRLNQFKELDPTDAPTLSEDQLHVLQNIRKLSKDAMSPLHRLEHGLHSLVSFIIMPVFALANAGVTFSSGIIENAASSVTLGVVFGLLAGKVIGVYGVSSLMIRFKWASLPEGLTNKSLFGVGFLASIGFTMSLFVTNLAFENPEYELQAKLGIFAASLIGGVIGYFLLSKNNNPENSITNL, via the coding sequence ATGGAAGACCCGATAAAAGCAACTCCCGCAGAAAAATGGATTATTAACCCCCTTAACAACTTTATCAGTAAGTCTACTACAGGTGGTATTCTTCTTTTTATTGCTGCCGTGGTAGCTATTTTCTTGGCTAATTCGAGCTGGAAAGATTGGTACCATCACATTTGGGAACACAAAATAGGTTTTACAATTAATGATGAACTATATCTTAATTATACTATTCATCACTGGGTAAATGACGGACTGATGGCAGTTTTCTTTTTTGTGGTGGGGCTGGAACTTAAAAGGGAAATGATTGGAGGGGAATTGTCACAGCCTAAAAAAGCATTATTGCCAATTGTGGCCGCCATTGGAGGAATGGTTTTTCCTGCTCTGATTTATACCGCATTTAATTTTGGAGCCGATTCTTCTCATGGATGGGGAATTCCAATGGCTACAGATATAGCCTTTGCTTTGGGCGTTCTGTATCTTTTAGGTGATAAGATACCGGCAACATTAAAAATATTCCTCACCGCCCTCGCCATTGTTGATGATTTAGGTGCTGTTCTGGTTATTGCATTTTTTTATACGGCTTCTATTAATAGCCTAGCCTTAGGGATTGGACTCGGCTTTTTTGTTTTTCTGCTGATCTGCAATAAATTCGGAATCCGAAATATTTTATTTTATGCTTTGGTTGGTATTGCCGGCGTTTGGCTTCCCTTTTTGCTTTCCGGTGTCCATGCAACTATCGCGGCTGTTTTGGTAGCTTTTACGATTCCGGCCGGATCCAGAATAGACGAAACACTATTCATTTCAAAAATCAGGACCCGATTGAATCAGTTCAAAGAGCTTGACCCGACTGATGCTCCTACTCTTTCTGAAGACCAGCTTCATGTTTTACAGAATATACGTAAATTATCAAAAGATGCCATGTCACCACTTCACAGACTGGAACATGGCTTACATTCCTTAGTTAGTTTTATTATCATGCCTGTTTTTGCATTGGCCAATGCCGGAGTTACATTTTCCAGCGGTATTATTGAAAATGCAGCAAGTTCTGTTACTTTAGGTGTTGTTTTTGGATTATTGGCAGGCAAGGTAATTGGTGTGTATGGAGTATCATCGTTAATGATACGTTTCAAATGGGCAAGCTTACCCGAAGGATTGACAAACAAAAGTCTTTTTGGCGTAGGATTTCTGGCTTCAATAGGATTTACAATGTCTCTTTTTGTTACTAATCTTGCTTTTGAGAACCCTGAATACGAACTGCAGGCAAAATTAGGTATTTTTGCTGCATCATTGATTGGTGGAGTAATTGGTTATTTCCTGCTCTCTAAAAATAATAATCCCGAAAATTCAATTACTAATTTATAA
- a CDS encoding DUF6155 family protein: protein MSKRDLKKYLKELDKEQLEEQLLELYEKFSDVKTYYDFVFNPKEDKLLQEAKLKVTNEYFPLKGKRAKLRRSVAQKYIKHFLSLGVDSYVIADLMLHNLEVAQKYTARREMRYASFYKSMLNSFEQVVKYSIENGMVSEFRERILHIKDNAFKQNWENKEELERLFDAIE from the coding sequence ATGAGCAAAAGAGATTTAAAAAAATATCTTAAAGAATTAGATAAAGAGCAATTGGAAGAACAGCTGTTAGAGTTGTATGAGAAATTCTCTGACGTTAAAACCTATTACGATTTTGTATTCAATCCTAAAGAAGATAAACTGCTTCAGGAAGCAAAATTAAAGGTTACTAATGAATATTTTCCTCTTAAAGGAAAACGTGCCAAGTTACGCCGTTCTGTGGCGCAGAAATATATCAAGCATTTTTTAAGCCTTGGTGTTGATTCTTATGTAATTGCAGACCTGATGCTCCATAATCTTGAAGTAGCACAGAAATATACTGCCCGAAGAGAAATGCGCTATGCTTCATTTTATAAAAGCATGCTGAATTCGTTTGAACAGGTTGTCAAATACAGCATTGAAAACGGAATGGTTTCTGAATTCAGGGAGAGAATACTTCACATAAAAGATAATGCTTTCAAACAAAATTGGGAAAACAAAGAAGAACTGGAAAGGCTTTTTGATGCTATCGAATAG
- a CDS encoding endonuclease V: MLNYDNFTIEMATRLQNEMKENISLKTRNKNISTIAGADISHEVGSSKLYAGIVILSYPDLIPLSYSLAVGESKFEYKAEYLAFREVPTLIKAWEQIPVKPDLLILDGQGITHPRRMGIASHFGLLTDHPTIGCAKNMLHGKYDVLEDEKFSFRPIYKNQDKLGFALRTKTHVKPVFISPGHHMSVDDSLEIMNRTVQKYRIPEPTRQAHVMVNLFRTGQRQAGYHEFDVQLPLF, encoded by the coding sequence ATGCTGAATTACGATAATTTTACAATAGAAATGGCAACACGTCTCCAAAATGAGATGAAGGAGAATATTTCCTTAAAGACGCGTAATAAAAATATTAGTACGATTGCCGGAGCAGATATTTCACATGAAGTAGGCAGTTCTAAATTATATGCCGGGATTGTTATTTTAAGCTATCCTGATTTGATTCCTCTTTCGTATTCTTTGGCTGTAGGGGAATCCAAATTTGAATATAAAGCCGAATATTTGGCCTTTCGTGAAGTTCCTACCCTGATAAAAGCCTGGGAGCAGATTCCTGTAAAACCTGATTTATTGATTCTTGACGGACAAGGAATCACACATCCCCGTAGAATGGGAATTGCATCGCATTTTGGACTGCTTACCGATCATCCAACAATTGGCTGTGCAAAAAATATGCTTCACGGAAAATACGATGTTTTGGAAGATGAAAAGTTCAGCTTCCGCCCTATTTATAAAAATCAGGACAAACTAGGCTTCGCGCTCCGCACAAAAACCCATGTCAAACCTGTTTTTATTTCACCCGGGCACCACATGTCAGTAGACGACAGTCTGGAAATCATGAATCGTACAGTTCAGAAATACAGAATTCCCGAACCTACAAGACAGGCACATGTTATGGTTAATCTTTTCCGTACGGGACAACGTCAGGCAGGATATCATGAATTCGATGTACAGCTACCGCTGTTCTAA